Sequence from the Candidatus Zixiibacteriota bacterium genome:
AAAGCTGGGCGACAGGGATTCGAACCCCGATTCTACGGTCCAGAGCCGCATGTCCTACCATTGGACGATCGCCCAGTAAGCCAGAATAATATAAATTTCTAAATCGTTGTCAAGCCCACTCTTAAAAATATAACCGGCAGGCTCGTATTTATAGAAGCGCCCTACTCACCCATAAGTTCCTTGAGCTGTTTGCGCTTTTTTTTCAGCTGTTTATAAACCCGGTCCTGTCGCCTGCGGTCGAACATCGCCTCCCGTACCGCCTGCTTATATTCAGCCTCGAGCCGTTCGATCTCTTTTTCGAGTTTTGTGTTCTTGTCGACTGTAGTCACAATTTTCACCGCTTGCCGTTTTCCTATAAAGATCGGATAAATTCGATCGCCCTTGACAGTCTTTTGTCAACTTCCGGCTGATTTATAAGCTCGATTATATCGAACAAACCCGGACCACCGGTCATGCCGGTTAAAGCCAGACGGGTGGGATGGATCAATTGACCCGCCCCAACCTCCATCGATTCAGCCAGACCGCGGATGGCCTGCTCAGCTACAGACTTGGTCAGATCCTGATGTTTGCCGAACTCCTCTCTCAGTTTTTTCAGCTTTTCAGCCACACCTTCCTTGGCAAATCGCTTTTTAACACCCTTGGGATCATACTCGAAATCATCCTTGAAGAAATAATAACCCTTCTCGGCGAAATCGTAAAGATTCTCGCATCGTTCCTTGAGCTGTTCGACGACTTTGAGCATCCACTGCCAGCGGGTTTCGATCCAGTACTTGGTGGCCAGGTCTTTCTCCATCAGAATAGGCTGGATCCTTTCGACCAGTGTATGGTTGTCCATTTTCATGATATACTGGCTGTTCATCCAGGTCAGCTTGACCGGGTCGAAAACGGCATTATTGGGATTGATGCCCTTGAAATCGAAAGTTTTGATGATCTCTTCCCGGCTCATGATTTCGCGGTCGTCTTTGGGCGACCATCCCAGAAGAGCCAGGAAATTGAACATCGCCTCCGGAAGAATACCTTCATCGCGATATTCAGTCACAGATTTATCGCCTTTACGCTTGGAAACTTTTGAGCGGTCGGGACGCAATAGCAACGGTATATGGGCGAACTGCGGAAGTTGTGCATTCAGAGCTTTGTAAATTTCAACCTGCTTGTAGGTGTTGGCGATATGGTCATTGCCCCGGATTACGTGGCTTATACCCATCTCGATATCATCCGCCACAACCGCGAAATTGTAGATCGGACTGCCGTCGGAACGGACAATGATGAAATCATCCAGGTCGGCATAGGCTTTCGAGACCCTACCCAGGACCTGGTCTTCGAAGCTGACTTCACCCTCCAGGGGAAGCTTCAGCCGAACAGTGAATTTATTACCGTCATCCAGCCTGGCCTTGATCTGATCATCGCTCAGGTCGCGGCACTTGCGGTCATATTGATATGTCTTTTTCTCTTTTTGGGCGCGGTCACGTTTCTCGGCCAGTTCCTGAGAAGTGCAGAAGCAACGGTAGGCGGCACCCGATTCCAACAGCTTTTCAGTGTAGGGAGGATAATGGTCGAATCTCTGCGACTGGTAATAAGGCCCCTCATCCCAATCGACCGCGAGCCACTGAAGACCCTCCAGGATCACCGCCACCATATCTTCTGATGAGCGGGCCTGGTCGGTATCCTCGATCCGAAGAATAAATTTTCCACCTTTGGCTTTAGCGTAAAGATAATTAAAAATCGCCGTACGCGCGGTTCCGACATGCAGATACCCCGATGGAGAGGGTGCTATCCTGACTCTGATATCGCTCATTTTCACCTTTCCTTTCGGGTAGAGGATAAGCGCGCTTATGTTTTATGGCAAGCACTTTTTTGACCCCCAAAAGGGGCCTAACAAACTTCTAAAACAAACCGAGGTGTTATTGGTTGCGTTTTATCTTTGAGGTCTTAATAT
This genomic interval carries:
- a CDS encoding glutamate--tRNA ligase, producing the protein MSDIRVRIAPSPSGYLHVGTARTAIFNYLYAKAKGGKFILRIEDTDQARSSEDMVAVILEGLQWLAVDWDEGPYYQSQRFDHYPPYTEKLLESGAAYRCFCTSQELAEKRDRAQKEKKTYQYDRKCRDLSDDQIKARLDDGNKFTVRLKLPLEGEVSFEDQVLGRVSKAYADLDDFIIVRSDGSPIYNFAVVADDIEMGISHVIRGNDHIANTYKQVEIYKALNAQLPQFAHIPLLLRPDRSKVSKRKGDKSVTEYRDEGILPEAMFNFLALLGWSPKDDREIMSREEIIKTFDFKGINPNNAVFDPVKLTWMNSQYIMKMDNHTLVERIQPILMEKDLATKYWIETRWQWMLKVVEQLKERCENLYDFAEKGYYFFKDDFEYDPKGVKKRFAKEGVAEKLKKLREEFGKHQDLTKSVAEQAIRGLAESMEVGAGQLIHPTRLALTGMTGGPGLFDIIELINQPEVDKRLSRAIEFIRSL